A segment of the Lagopus muta isolate bLagMut1 chromosome 8, bLagMut1 primary, whole genome shotgun sequence genome:
TATTGTCTCCCTGTAGATAAAATTGAAATAGCCAAATACTTCCCTGAAAAATTTGAGTGGCTGCCAATATCTGGCTGGGTAAGATCTGGAGTGACAGAATGCAACAGCTGTGTTGAGAAATGTACACGTTGGTTTGTGCTGCAGTTCTTCAACATGCATGCTTGAATGCACAGCCCCAAATCCCTTCAACATGATCTGTGAGGTAAATCTGGTGGAGGTGGTTTGCTTCTTCAAAAATTAGTTTAGGTCTTCGTGAGATCACAGTGAAGATGGTGTGATTGTTGATTGCCCCACGAGACAGCAGACTTTCACCTGGCTGGCACAACACAAGCCACTCTTTTCATAGTGgcttttcctgtatttccttGTGTAGGAAGAGAACATGTATAATTTGCCCAAATATTTCAGTCTGTTGCAGTTATACAGTGGAAGTGACAGACATCTGCAGAAGTAACACAGTGAGAgcttttgcttctctttgctgtgcAGGAGATCCTGTGGCTGAGGGTCACTGCTGATCAGTGTCATTTACTGAGCTTTATGGAGGTGAACTGCAAGAGGAGGTGTGGGAAAGGAAAGATgaggatgtttttgtttgtcagGGGagctacagaaagcagaatggaTAATTGATTTGCATGACTGTAAGGCTTTGAAGAATAGTCAGTGGGGACCCTCCACCCTTAGAAACTGCCCACGAAAATCAGTGTAAGCAGATTTCTGAAATCAGCCATGtgttctgctttgattttattCAGACCCAGCAAATTTCGAAGAGAAAACGGAAGAAAAAACAGGAGAGTTTACAGTCAGCCCCTTATCACCTGAAAGATGGAGATGTCATCGGGGTGAAGGTAAATTAACTTGGCTTTAATTTTTGTACAAGTGGTGGGCTTGGAAATCTTCgcctctgcagtgaacaaatCTCTTTCTGGCTTTCCTGGATCCTGCTACATCTGTGTGAAAGGGCTGGGGTGTGAAACTGACAGAAtgctctgtggagagggaaaATTCGTTGCTACTGATACattttggtttttctttgtggttttttttttttcttctttttcctcctgttcttttGAAGTCAATTTGGAAGCTTCATGCTTCTCCCCTTATATCCTGCTACTGGCACTAGAGGGCATTGCTTCACAGGttctcctgcagtgctttcttgagtgcaagaatcacagaatggcctgggttgcaaaggagcacagtgctcacccagctccaaccccctgctgtgtgcaggtcgccaaccagcagcccaggctgcccagagccacatccagcctggccttgaatgcctgcagggatggggcatccacagcctccttgggcaacctgttccagtgcatcaccaccctctgggtgaaaaacttcctcctaatatccaacctaaacctccctgtctcagtttaaaaccattcccctttgttctatcactatccaccctcataagcAGCCGTTCCTCCTCCTATTCTGCTTTGTATTTGAGCATTATCCACGAGAAACTGGATTTTTCTTGCCCTTATTTTATCAACTGGGTTtttcttccaactcagaataaAATTCGAGAGCAGTGGCCACTGAACAAAGCAAATTCTAAATTGAAATCCATTTTCAAAATCAATATTGCCAATCTAtgaatagatttaaaaaaagaataaagctgCAGGATATTGAGCTCTGAATTGGCAATAAAACTTATTTAGGAGATatccaaaagaaaatacttctggattttaaagcatttcactGGCAGTGTGGTGTTCTTTGCTGATGCATTAGGTTACTGAGAAAAATGCAACTCATTGTTAAATACAAAACCAGAGAAGGAGCTGAAAAATTTTGGTTGTCTTGCCTTTTTAAGTTGTCTGCATTTAACTGTAAGTCATtataaaattagaagaaatggactgaaaattaatttcttaaacaGAACATCATGTGGGAAGTAGTTTTGGCAGATGGAAATAAGCTAATTCTCTGAATCCCTTTTGACAACAGAATCTTCTCCTTGATGACAGTAAGGACTTCAGCACAGTGAGAGATGACgttggaaaacagaagcaaaggcaGCTTGcattagagaaaaagaaaaggtattgCCTGTTTATATTTATTCCTCTTTCAAAATCCAAAAACTGGAGAACTTCTGGGGCACTGCTAGCagactgctgctgtgtgcacagtTCTGGCAGTGCCAAGAGAAAAGTGCTCATATAACTCAGACTTGTGCCTTTAAGTGCCACATGCCTGCCTTGagcattttttttgtcttgcaaCACGCTGGGAAGTTTGGCACTGCCTCAGGAGATGAAaaactgctgcagtgctgtggtgtcCCCTTGTAGGCTGTAAGTGGGAGCTCAGTGTTGTTCTTATGCTGTAGTAGAAACCAGATTCCAGCCCGGGTGGCTGATGCTCTTGCAGCTAAGGTTCAATACTAGTTTCAggcatcttttttcttttaatagtcAGCAAGCTGAACGCTCCCAGGCCCATGTTGTAtctgaggaaaaactgaatGTTAAGCAACGTAAACCAGAAGTGGCTCTTTCCATCAACGTGGGAGTTTTCAGATAGCACCTGGAGATGATTTGCTGAGCAGAACATAGCACCAGTGTGCCACATGTGAGTGCCTCAACTGGACCAGCAAGAGGGATGCTTGTGCTCAGAGAGTCATCAGGAATCACCGAGATAAACTGGATATAAGATTTGGGATAACTGTGATCTGCTTCTAATCTCTCTGAGGAAGTGCTTCAGCATCCCTTAATCGACGTGGTACTTATTCTCAGGCTAGGTAAATGCACTTTATCCATGAGAAAGCCGACTAATATATTGTATTACCTTTCGATGACTGTTTTGTAACCACCTTAAATGCTTCTTTTGTCAGATGCTGATGCACCATCACCACAAAGTTAGCTGCATTTTTGAGTGCAGTCTTAGATGTCTCTTTCTAGAagttactttttcttccctgatcATTGAGATTACTAACGATACCAGAATTTACTTTTGTCTCTTTATATCTAAACACAAATCTGTGGTAACTTTTCTTGGTGTCACACGGTTGATTTACAGCCTCTGTCACAGAATGGGACGTATGCAGCCAACTGGCAGCTGAACTCAGTGTCAAAGGTTCTTAAATATTGAAGTGAAACATTTACTAAGTGCTCGTAAGAATGGACCTCGTAGCTGATGGGAGACCTGCCTCTCTTACCCCTGGGGCTGGGAATCAGGGTTTGTCAAGAGCAGATGTTTCAGCACCTTGAGATAAACTGTAGTGCTCACAGTACTTAGGCTGTGTTTCCCCACTGCATGTGGATATTCGTTACCCAATTTCTCATCAGGTTCAGAATGTTTGTTGAGTACAACTAGTGCTGACAAACTCACCAGAATTCTTAATGAGGTTAATTGGTTGTAATCAAATTCTAAGCATATTTTCAATGATGAGGTGAAGGTGGAATAGTGGATGGTTAACAGAAGCCTTTCCACGCAGTAGTGGAGAGCTCGTGGTGTGTGGTGTGCTTACCTTGCGCTGCTGGAAACCTGTGCAAATTGACTGCTGTATGAATGAAATCTGCCATGAGACTCTATGAAGCCTTGCTGAACTGCACAAATGTCTGGAAAGCTGTTTTGAGATGAGCAAATCAGTGTTCGAAAGTAACTACTGAACACAGCCTGAAGTATCCTTAATTAAAACTGTGATAATGAGCGAGCAAATGCAGTTCATCTGGGGACACTGCTGTGCTTGATCTGTTATCTGTGTGGAGAGGATTTTGAAGAAGTTGCCAAAACAGCAGGCTGCTAAAGTTTGGGCTAATGTGAGAAGGTCTTCTGATTTACTTTTTGTAGATTAACAGGATTCTGGTATTGAGGacaatttaaagacaaaaactgATGTTCTTAGTTatgaacaaaagcaagcaaaagaaGTCAAAACCGCATGCATtagtcttcatttttcttaggTATCTTTGAAATTCAGCAGATGCTTCTGGGCTTTCTTAGGCTGTTTCCACCCAGgagctattttaattttaactttcCCCCTCATTTCTGGTTGTAGGTATGCTGTACTCGAATCTTGAAATCCTTGTtttgatagatttcttttttctgattgAGATGAGAGCagccattttatttcctttccagctctgcttgcttGCCCTAACTTACTTTGCAGAGC
Coding sequences within it:
- the USP40 gene encoding ubiquitin carboxyl-terminal hydrolase 40 isoform X7, whose protein sequence is MAFAYMPCSVALTLTQCPEHVIPLPTFLRAWTVENRRPGRLLRHNKQQLSEYKLGARVEICIEPLQKEENLGPHELLLRVQMGIPGERDYYDSVDLVWNISKECTTWALRQRVASHYCLPVDKIEIAKYFPEKFEWLPISGWTQQISKRKRKKKQESLQSAPYHLKDGDVIGVKNLLLDDSKDFSTVRDDVGKQKQRQLALEKKKSQQAERSQAHVVSEEKLNVKQRKPEVALSINVGVFR